The Desulfonatronum thiosulfatophilum genome has a window encoding:
- the tal gene encoding transaldolase, protein MPNLLDQLKEYSTVVADTGDFSSIKEYHPQDATTNPSLIVKAVAMDEYRDLVDKAIDDAQAGAPSTEAFLELAMDKLFVAFGTEILKIVPGRVSTEVDARLSFNVQGSVDKARTLISLYEHAGVDRERVLIKLSSTWEGVAAARILAKEGIRCNMTLLFSFAQAVACAEAGVQLISPFVGRIMDWYKAHEGRAGYPPHEDPGVHSVTRIYNYYKNHGYPTEVMGASFRNAGEIIELAGCDLLTISPNLLQELREGEGTVERKLSPESAREHGEDKISLDEKTFRWMLNEDQMATEKLADGIRLFAADAVKLEKLILKKRK, encoded by the coding sequence ATGCCCAACCTTCTGGATCAGCTCAAGGAATATTCCACGGTCGTCGCGGATACCGGCGATTTTTCGAGTATCAAGGAATATCACCCCCAGGATGCCACCACCAACCCCAGTTTGATCGTCAAGGCCGTGGCCATGGACGAGTACCGGGATCTCGTGGACAAGGCCATTGATGATGCCCAGGCCGGTGCTCCCTCCACCGAGGCGTTTCTGGAACTGGCCATGGACAAGCTGTTCGTCGCGTTCGGGACGGAGATCCTGAAGATCGTTCCGGGGCGTGTTTCCACTGAAGTGGACGCCCGCCTCAGCTTCAACGTCCAGGGTTCGGTGGACAAGGCCAGGACGCTCATCTCGCTGTACGAGCACGCGGGCGTGGACCGGGAGCGGGTGTTGATCAAGCTGTCCAGCACATGGGAAGGAGTTGCCGCGGCCAGAATACTGGCCAAGGAAGGCATCCGCTGCAACATGACCCTGCTGTTCTCCTTTGCCCAGGCCGTGGCCTGCGCCGAGGCCGGAGTGCAGCTCATCTCACCCTTTGTCGGACGGATCATGGACTGGTACAAGGCTCATGAAGGCCGGGCCGGATATCCTCCCCATGAAGACCCGGGCGTGCATTCCGTGACCCGGATCTACAATTACTACAAGAATCACGGCTATCCCACCGAGGTCATGGGCGCGAGCTTCCGTAATGCCGGAGAAATTATCGAGCTGGCCGGCTGCGATCTGCTGACCATCAGCCCGAATCTGCTCCAGGAGCTTCGGGAAGGCGAGGGGACGGTGGAGCGCAAGCTCAGCCCGGAATCGGCCCGGGAGCACGGGGAGGACAAGATCTCCCTGGATGAAAAGACCTTTCGCTGGATGCTCAATGAAGACCAGATGGCCACGGAAAAGCTGGCCGACGGCATCCGCCTCTTTGCCGCGGATGCGGTCAAGTTGGAAAAGTTGATTCTGAAGAAGAGAAAATAG
- a CDS encoding glycosyltransferase: MRICMINCALQDEFSRLGHEILALHPEPGLYDFPSLLEKHAFEPDVVVQQETLGPRVLLQGLGKLSCLKIYWSIDTHLNSFWQEEYSRLFDLTCSTQKQWARYLQDQGACRTAWLPWFGRRLPWYPWSSRKHNVGFVGRVTRHRPSRERFVAFLGQCYNLRLTQDVSFQQMLEIYQETRLAPNESIFGEINFRLFEAASCGCLVLNPAPIPGLEELFTPEREIGVFRHALELGSMISSSLNNLPAAEKMAKAAWVRVQEEHLPAHRAKSLLALIEENLSQFSKKSCDSSDLDWAMTLYRLWQARRAPVSGQTLLHLLLALPESPRKRCALLGFWMGMDRRDMVAHDLAAIFQANLHAEDHNVNRTASLAALHLEDLPMAKAFWLRLRARSPRLPRPPGTQRELYLAWARDLQRQGRLARPGLSYDHQRHVPESALECLILAHLLDSRDMDICRAMDALLDKQPGFEPLRLSLLSHITLHRPQDWLAGLKLGLVNLQGFRLEEGLEELFLAGSRAAQQNQDRKFFNALSAADPDRSIRTTLHPRPDF; encoded by the coding sequence ATGCGGATTTGCATGATCAACTGCGCTCTCCAGGACGAATTTTCGCGTCTTGGGCATGAAATTCTGGCCCTGCATCCTGAGCCGGGTTTATACGATTTTCCGTCCTTGCTGGAAAAACACGCCTTTGAGCCGGATGTCGTAGTTCAGCAGGAGACGCTGGGGCCGCGCGTTCTTCTGCAAGGCTTGGGAAAGCTCTCGTGCCTGAAGATCTACTGGTCCATTGACACGCACTTGAATTCCTTTTGGCAGGAAGAATACTCCCGGCTGTTTGACCTCACCTGTTCCACACAGAAACAATGGGCCAGGTATTTACAGGATCAGGGAGCTTGCCGCACGGCATGGCTGCCCTGGTTTGGTCGGCGTCTGCCTTGGTACCCCTGGAGCAGCAGGAAGCATAATGTCGGTTTCGTGGGTCGGGTCACCAGGCATCGGCCCTCCCGGGAGCGTTTCGTTGCTTTTCTCGGGCAGTGTTACAATTTGCGCTTGACGCAAGATGTCTCCTTTCAGCAGATGCTGGAAATCTATCAGGAGACAAGACTGGCGCCCAACGAGTCCATTTTCGGGGAAATCAATTTTCGGCTTTTCGAGGCGGCGTCCTGTGGCTGTCTGGTGTTGAATCCAGCACCCATTCCCGGCTTGGAGGAACTTTTCACTCCGGAACGTGAAATCGGCGTCTTCAGGCATGCCCTGGAACTCGGGAGCATGATCAGTAGTTCTCTAAACAACTTGCCTGCGGCCGAAAAAATGGCCAAGGCGGCCTGGGTCAGGGTGCAGGAGGAGCATCTTCCGGCGCACCGCGCGAAATCCCTACTGGCCTTGATTGAGGAGAACCTTTCGCAGTTTTCGAAAAAAAGCTGCGATTCAAGTGATCTGGACTGGGCGATGACCCTGTATCGGCTCTGGCAGGCACGTCGAGCTCCGGTTTCCGGCCAGACGCTGCTGCATCTGCTTCTGGCCCTGCCCGAATCGCCTCGCAAGCGCTGCGCCCTCCTGGGGTTCTGGATGGGAATGGACAGGCGGGACATGGTGGCCCATGACTTGGCGGCGATTTTCCAGGCCAATCTGCATGCCGAAGATCATAATGTAAATCGCACCGCCTCACTGGCCGCGCTGCATCTGGAGGATCTGCCCATGGCAAAGGCGTTCTGGTTGCGGCTCCGGGCTCGGTCCCCGCGCTTGCCCAGGCCGCCAGGCACGCAGCGTGAACTGTATCTGGCATGGGCCAGAGATCTGCAACGCCAGGGACGCCTGGCCCGTCCGGGCCTGTCCTACGATCACCAGCGGCACGTGCCGGAGTCAGCACTGGAGTGTTTGATTCTCGCCCATCTTTTAGATTCCCGAGACATGGACATTTGTCGTGCCATGGATGCATTGCTGGACAAACAGCCCGGTTTCGAGCCGCTTCGCCTTTCACTACTTTCCCACATTACGCTCCATCGACCTCAGGACTGGCTTGCCGGATTGAAACTGGGACTGGTCAACCTCCAGGGGTTCAGGCTAGAGGAAGGGTTAGAGGAGTTGTTTCTGGCAGGATCACGGGCGGCGCAGCAGAACCAGGATCGTAAATTTTTCAATGCGCTCTCCGCGGCTGATCCGGACCGGTCCATCAGGACCACCTTGCATCCGCGTCCCGATTTTTGA
- a CDS encoding DNA repair protein RecN: MLELLRIRKLALIDDLELEFGSGLNVITGETGAGKSFILRALDFLLGEKLAVNLVRPGHDKAQVEAIFVLNENGSPAETLIRRELSADTGRSRVWVNDDLASQESLKRLRAKLVLHASQHSQQQLRLPSFHARLLDRFLSQPDLVREKERRLAALNALVEQKKQLEDRLRGLRERRDLLEFQRAEIAKVQPVQGEEEELENRKQTLRDQALAQKDAALAIELLCASDVGLHETLGKLHKAVLSLTGPHPELAGDTAVLLNFSEQAHDLERRLRGLSRIQSAQGELESIEARLWELSQLKRKLKRPLVEIIQLKDEVEANLSFLDSSGLDLKQLERRYEAAKSELTETLNALDTDRRQAALELGAKLSRELRELGFSEHLKIEFTFHPQDIAHGLTENRPRLLWAPNPGQPFQPLEDIASGGELSRVLLAITGLIADAANPTLIFDEVDAGIGGMTLNKVGERLRNLSVLQQVVVITHWPQLAAQADRHFQVHKEVVDGETYTRCTPLDGAARDDELKRMTGGGWSVEEDIGK; the protein is encoded by the coding sequence ATGCTTGAACTTCTACGAATCCGTAAACTTGCCCTAATTGACGACCTGGAACTGGAATTTGGATCCGGTCTGAATGTGATCACCGGTGAAACCGGGGCCGGAAAATCATTCATTCTCCGGGCTCTGGACTTTCTTCTGGGTGAGAAACTGGCCGTGAACCTGGTGCGCCCCGGCCACGACAAGGCCCAGGTAGAGGCCATCTTTGTCCTCAACGAGAACGGGTCCCCGGCAGAGACGCTCATCCGGCGCGAACTTTCCGCGGATACCGGTCGTTCCCGAGTCTGGGTCAACGACGACCTGGCATCCCAGGAAAGCCTGAAGCGCCTGCGCGCCAAGCTGGTTCTGCATGCCAGCCAGCATTCCCAGCAGCAGTTGCGATTGCCCTCATTTCATGCCCGACTGTTGGACCGGTTTCTCAGCCAACCGGATCTGGTGCGTGAAAAAGAGCGCCGACTTGCGGCCCTCAACGCCTTGGTTGAGCAAAAAAAACAGCTGGAAGACCGGCTGCGGGGACTGCGGGAACGGCGGGACCTGCTGGAGTTTCAACGCGCGGAAATAGCCAAGGTCCAACCGGTCCAAGGCGAAGAAGAGGAGCTGGAAAACCGCAAGCAGACACTGCGCGACCAGGCGCTCGCCCAAAAAGACGCGGCTTTGGCTATTGAACTGCTTTGCGCCTCGGATGTCGGCCTTCATGAAACGTTGGGCAAATTGCACAAGGCGGTTCTTTCACTGACCGGACCGCATCCGGAGTTGGCGGGAGATACCGCTGTGCTGTTAAATTTTTCAGAGCAGGCTCATGATCTCGAAAGAAGGCTGCGTGGCCTGTCCCGAATCCAGAGCGCACAGGGTGAATTGGAATCCATCGAGGCCAGGCTTTGGGAACTTTCTCAGCTCAAACGCAAGCTTAAAAGGCCTTTGGTTGAAATTATCCAGCTCAAGGATGAAGTCGAGGCCAACCTTTCATTTCTGGATTCCTCCGGCCTGGATCTGAAGCAGTTGGAGCGCCGGTACGAGGCAGCCAAGTCCGAATTGACGGAAACCCTGAATGCGCTGGACACGGATCGCCGGCAGGCCGCACTGGAACTGGGCGCCAAATTGTCCCGGGAACTGCGTGAACTGGGCTTTTCGGAGCACTTGAAAATCGAATTCACATTCCATCCCCAGGATATCGCCCACGGGTTGACTGAAAACCGGCCGCGTCTGCTCTGGGCCCCGAATCCGGGCCAGCCCTTTCAGCCTCTGGAAGACATTGCCTCCGGCGGCGAGTTGTCCCGAGTGCTCCTGGCCATTACGGGATTGATCGCCGATGCGGCCAATCCCACGTTGATATTCGACGAAGTGGATGCCGGGATAGGGGGCATGACCCTGAACAAAGTCGGAGAACGCCTGCGGAACCTGTCCGTCCTGCAACAGGTTGTGGTGATTACCCATTGGCCTCAACTCGCAGCCCAGGCCGACAGACATTTTCAGGTCCACAAGGAGGTTGTTGACGGCGAAACGTATACCCGGTGCACCCCTTTGGACGGCGCGGCGCGGGATGACGAGCTGAAGCGGATGACTGGCGGCGGGTGGAGTGTTGAGGAAGACATTGGCAAATGA
- a CDS encoding ATP-grasp domain-containing protein, producing the protein MSLSPKIAIGRQLRHCPSVHCLRTHGNLSDYTEQELELIRQAPKIYFPTILMAEALSAIGKPIFPSIQTIRYAGDKIRQTQLFQLLGLPMPRTRIYYGPRQKNSILDDFSFPLVAKVPRNSSKGRGVSLIRNQDELDRYTCLPHPAYIQEYLPIRRDIRIVILGGKPVHAYWRESCEGEFRTNISQGGKVVLEPVPDKALELAVQTAVKCRFDLVALDICVYSDQVYLLEANMTFGMDGFKAAGLDFRAMLRDMVENGDL; encoded by the coding sequence ATGAGTCTTTCTCCCAAAATAGCCATCGGTCGTCAACTCAGGCATTGTCCGTCCGTCCATTGCCTGAGAACACACGGCAATCTCTCCGACTATACGGAACAAGAATTAGAACTGATCCGGCAGGCGCCAAAGATTTATTTCCCGACCATTTTGATGGCAGAAGCCTTGAGCGCCATTGGCAAGCCCATTTTTCCCAGCATTCAGACAATCCGCTATGCCGGAGACAAGATCCGACAGACCCAGCTTTTCCAACTGCTCGGCCTGCCTATGCCGCGGACACGCATCTATTACGGCCCGCGACAAAAAAATAGCATTTTGGATGATTTTTCCTTCCCCTTGGTGGCCAAGGTGCCGCGCAACTCATCCAAGGGCCGGGGGGTCAGCCTGATCCGAAATCAGGACGAGCTTGACCGGTATACGTGCTTGCCCCATCCCGCCTACATCCAGGAATATCTGCCCATCCGGCGGGACATCCGCATTGTTATACTCGGCGGCAAGCCCGTGCATGCCTATTGGCGAGAGTCGTGCGAAGGAGAGTTCCGGACCAATATTTCTCAGGGTGGCAAGGTTGTTCTGGAGCCCGTGCCGGATAAGGCGCTGGAGCTGGCCGTTCAAACTGCCGTGAAATGCCGATTCGACCTGGTGGCGCTCGATATCTGTGTATATTCCGATCAAGTTTATCTGCTGGAGGCGAACATGACTTTTGGCATGGACGGCTTCAAGGCGGCGGGGTTGGATTTTCGCGCGATGCTTCGGGATATGGTGGAAAACGGCGATCTTTGA